The Salvelinus alpinus chromosome 28, SLU_Salpinus.1, whole genome shotgun sequence genome includes a window with the following:
- the LOC139557543 gene encoding tubulin alpha chain-like — MRECISIHVGQAGVQTGNACWELFCLEHGVGPDGVFNEEDQGPNSRTDPFNTFFHTGSSGRHVPRAIFVDLEPTVVDEVRTGMYRQLYHPEQLISGKEDAANNYARGHYTVGKEIIDGVLERIRKMTDQCTGLQGFLIFHSFGGGTGSGFTSLLMERLSVDYGKKSKLEFAIYPAPQVSTAVVEPYNSILTTHTTLDHSDCAFMVDNEAIYDICRRNLDVERPSYTNLNRLIGQIVSSITASLRFDGALNVDLTEFQTNLVPFPRIHFPLVTYAPIISAEKAYHEQLTVSEITTACFEPSNQMVKCDPRHGMYMACCMLYRGDVVPKDVNAAIQNIKTKRSIQFVEWCPTGFKVGINYQPPTAVPGGDLAKVQRAVCMLSNTTAIAEAWARLDHKFDLMYAKRAFVHWYVGEGMEEGEFSEAREDLACLEKDYEELGRTSTESDDDEAGEEY, encoded by the exons ATG AGAGAGTGTATCTCCATACACGTGGGCCAGGCAGGCGTTCAGACGGGCAATGCATGCTGGGAACTCTTCTGCTTGGAACACGGTGTGGGGCCTGACGGAGTGTTCAATGAAGAGGACCAGGGGCCTAATTCCCGGACTGACCCCTTCAACACTTTTTTCCACACCGGAAGTTCTGGCCGCCATGTTCCCAGGGCCATATTTGTGGACCTGGAGCCAACGGTGGTTG ATGAGGTCAGGACTGGGATGTACAGGCAGCTCTACCATCCTGAGCAGCTCATCTCTGGAAAGGAGGATGCAGCCAATAACTACGCCCGTGGACACTACACCGTGGGGAAGGAGATCATTGACGGGGTCCTGGAGCGTATCCGTAAAATG ACTGACCAGTGCACAGGGCTGCAAGGATTCCTCATCTTCCACAGCTTCGGAGGAGGCACCGGCTCTGGTTTCACCTCTCTGCTAATGGAGCGCCTGTCTGTTGACTACGGCAAGAAGTCCAAGCTGGAGTTTGCCATCTACCCAGCTCCCCAAGTGTCCACAGCTGTGGTGGAGCCATATAATTCCATTCTGACCACCCACACCACCCTGGATCACTCCGACTGTGCCTTCATGGTGGACAATGAGGCCATCTATGACATCTGTCGCCGCAACCTGGACGTTGAGCGTCCATCCTACACCAATCTCAACAGATTGATCGGTCAGATTGTTTCCTCCATCACTGCATCCCTACGATTTGATGGTGCGTTGAATGTTGACCTCACAGAGTTCCAGACCAATTTAGTACCATTCCCCCGCATTCATTTCCCCCTGGTCACCTACGCGCCCATCATTTCCGCTGAGAAGGCTTACCATGAGCAGCTGACCGTCTCTGAGATCACCACTGCCTGTTTCGAGCCATCCAATCAGATGGTCAAGTGTGACCCTCGCCATGGCATGTACATGGCCTGCTGTATGCTGTACCGTGGAGATGTGGTGCCCAAAGATGTGAATGCTGCCATTCAAAATATCAAGACCAAACGTTCCATCCAGTTTGTGGAATGGTGCCCCACCGGTTTCAAG GTTGGGATCAACTATCAGCCCCCAACTGCCGTACCTGGAGGTGATCTAGCTAAAGTCCAGAGGGCTGTGTGCATGCTGAGCAACACCACTGCCATTGCTGAAGCCTGGGCTCGTTTGGACCACAAGTTTGACCTCATGTATGCCAAACGTGCCTTTGTGCACTGGTATGTAGGTGAGGGCATGGAGGAGGGAGAGTTCTCTGAGGCCAGAGAAGACCTGGCTTGTCTGGAGAAGGATTATGAAGAGCTGGGCAGAACAAGCACAGAATCTGATGATGATGAAGCAGGCGAGGAATATTAA
- the LOC139557542 gene encoding kelch-like protein 12 isoform X1: MAPKDIMTNSHAKSILNAMNALRKSNTLCDITLRVENTDFPVHRIVLAACSDYFCAMFTSELSKNPQLSEKGKSFVDIQGLTASTMEILLDFVYTETVLVTVENVQELLPAACLLQLKGVKRACCDFLDSQLDPTNCLGIRDFAETHNCLDLMQAAELFSQKHFPEVVQHEEFMLLSQNEVEKLVKCDEIQVDSEEPVFEAVLNWVKHNRKEREIYLSEMLEHVRMPLLTPRYITDVIDSEPLIRCSLPCRDLVDEAKKFHLRPELRSEMQGPRTQARLGAKEVLLVIGGFGSQQSPIDIVEKYDPKTQEWSFLPNIARKRRYVATVSLNDRVYVIGGYDGRSRLSSVECLDYTADEDGVWYTVATMNVRRGLAGATTLGDMIYVAGGFDGSRRHTSMERYDPNIDQWSMLGDMQTAREGAGLVVASGLIYCLGGYDGLNILNSVERYDPHTGHWTNVTPMATKRSGAGVALLNDHIYVVGGFDGTAHLDSVEVYNIRTDYWTTVASMTTPRCYVGATVLRGRLYAIAGYDGNSLLSSIECYDPVIDSWEVVTSMATQRCDAGVCVLREK; encoded by the exons ATGGCTCCCAAAGACATCATGACCAACTCCCATGCCAAATCCATCCTCAATGCCATGAACGCACTTCGTAAGAGCAACACACTCTGTGACATCACTTTGAGAGTGGAGAATACTGACTTTCCTGTACACCGCATTGTCCTGGCAGCCTGCAGTGACTACTTCTGCGCTATGTTCACCAGCGAG CTCTCTAAGAATCCCCAG TTGTCAGAGAAAGGGAAATCCTTTGTAGACATCCAGGGGTTGACTGCGTCCACCATGGAGATCCTGCTGGACTTTGTTTACACAGAGACTGTTTTGGTCACAGTGGAGAATGTCCAGGAACTGCTTCCTGCTGCCTGTCTGCTGCAGCTCAAAG GAGTAAAAAGAGCTTGTTGTGACTTTCTGGATAGTCAGCTTGATCCCACAAACTGCCTGGGCATTCGTGACTTTGCGGAGACCCACAATTGCCTTGACCTGATGCAGGCCGCTGAACTCTTCTCCCAGAAGCACTTCCCTGAGGTGGTTCAACATGAGGAGTTTATGCTGCTCAGCCAGAACgaggttgaaaaactagttaaaTGTGATGAAATCCAG GTGGACTCAGAGGAGCCTGTATTCGAGGCAGTGTTGAATTGGGTTAAACACaataggaaagagagggagatttaTTTATCGGAGATGCTGGAGCATGTGCGGATGCCTTTGCTCACTCCGCGCTATATCACAGACGTCATCGACTCAGAG CCCCTCATTCGATGCAGTCTTCCCTGTCGAGACCTTGTGGATGAGGCCAAGAAATTCCACCTTAGACCAGAGCTGAGGAGTGAGATGCAGGGGCCACGCACCCAAGCCAGATTAG GTGCCAAGGAGGTCCTGTTGGTTATTGGAGGATTCGGCAGTCAACAATCCCCTATAGATATCGTTGAGAAGTATGATCCTAAAACTCAGGAGTGGAGCTTTTTAcct AACATTGCTCGGAAAAGGCGTTATGTAGCTACTGTCTCCCTCAATGACCGTGTGTATGTGATTGGCGGCTACGATGGTCGATCGCGGCTTAGCTCGGTGGAGTGCTTGGACTACACAGCAGACGAGGATGGTGTCTGGTACACCGTCGCCACTATGAATGTACGGCGTGGCCTTGCCGGGGCGACAACACTCGGAG ATATGATCTATGTTGCTGGAGGCTTTGACGGTAGCCGCCGTCACACCAGCATGGAACGATATGACCCGAATATTGACCAGTGGAGCATGCTTGGGGACATGCAGACAGCCAGGGAAGGGGCTGGCCTGGTGGTTGCTAGTGGACTTATATACTGTCTTG GTGGGTACGACGGATTGAATATCCTCAATTCAGTGGAGCGGTATGACCCTCACACAGGTCATTGGACGAATGTTACCCCCATGGCCACCAAACGCTCAG GGGCTGGTGTAGCCTTGCTCAATGACCACATCTATGTGGTGGGAGGCTTCGATGGAACAGCGCACCTCGACTCGGTGGAGGTTTACAACATTAGGACTGACTATTGGACCACGGTAGCCAGTATGACCACTCCACGCTGCTACGTAGGAGCTACCGTCCTCCGGGGACGACTCTACGCCATAGCTGG GTATGATGGAAACTCCCTTCTGAGCAGTATCGAGTGTTATGACCCTGTTATTGACAGCTGGGAGGTGGTCACCTCCATGGCCACACAGCGCTGTGATGCAGGAGTGTGTGTCCTCCGAGAGAAGTGA
- the LOC139557542 gene encoding kelch-like protein 12 isoform X2, whose amino-acid sequence MAPKDIMTNSHAKSILNAMNALRKSNTLCDITLRVENTDFPVHRIVLAACSDYFCAMFTSELSEKGKSFVDIQGLTASTMEILLDFVYTETVLVTVENVQELLPAACLLQLKGVKRACCDFLDSQLDPTNCLGIRDFAETHNCLDLMQAAELFSQKHFPEVVQHEEFMLLSQNEVEKLVKCDEIQVDSEEPVFEAVLNWVKHNRKEREIYLSEMLEHVRMPLLTPRYITDVIDSEPLIRCSLPCRDLVDEAKKFHLRPELRSEMQGPRTQARLGAKEVLLVIGGFGSQQSPIDIVEKYDPKTQEWSFLPNIARKRRYVATVSLNDRVYVIGGYDGRSRLSSVECLDYTADEDGVWYTVATMNVRRGLAGATTLGDMIYVAGGFDGSRRHTSMERYDPNIDQWSMLGDMQTAREGAGLVVASGLIYCLGGYDGLNILNSVERYDPHTGHWTNVTPMATKRSGAGVALLNDHIYVVGGFDGTAHLDSVEVYNIRTDYWTTVASMTTPRCYVGATVLRGRLYAIAGYDGNSLLSSIECYDPVIDSWEVVTSMATQRCDAGVCVLREK is encoded by the exons ATGGCTCCCAAAGACATCATGACCAACTCCCATGCCAAATCCATCCTCAATGCCATGAACGCACTTCGTAAGAGCAACACACTCTGTGACATCACTTTGAGAGTGGAGAATACTGACTTTCCTGTACACCGCATTGTCCTGGCAGCCTGCAGTGACTACTTCTGCGCTATGTTCACCAGCGAG TTGTCAGAGAAAGGGAAATCCTTTGTAGACATCCAGGGGTTGACTGCGTCCACCATGGAGATCCTGCTGGACTTTGTTTACACAGAGACTGTTTTGGTCACAGTGGAGAATGTCCAGGAACTGCTTCCTGCTGCCTGTCTGCTGCAGCTCAAAG GAGTAAAAAGAGCTTGTTGTGACTTTCTGGATAGTCAGCTTGATCCCACAAACTGCCTGGGCATTCGTGACTTTGCGGAGACCCACAATTGCCTTGACCTGATGCAGGCCGCTGAACTCTTCTCCCAGAAGCACTTCCCTGAGGTGGTTCAACATGAGGAGTTTATGCTGCTCAGCCAGAACgaggttgaaaaactagttaaaTGTGATGAAATCCAG GTGGACTCAGAGGAGCCTGTATTCGAGGCAGTGTTGAATTGGGTTAAACACaataggaaagagagggagatttaTTTATCGGAGATGCTGGAGCATGTGCGGATGCCTTTGCTCACTCCGCGCTATATCACAGACGTCATCGACTCAGAG CCCCTCATTCGATGCAGTCTTCCCTGTCGAGACCTTGTGGATGAGGCCAAGAAATTCCACCTTAGACCAGAGCTGAGGAGTGAGATGCAGGGGCCACGCACCCAAGCCAGATTAG GTGCCAAGGAGGTCCTGTTGGTTATTGGAGGATTCGGCAGTCAACAATCCCCTATAGATATCGTTGAGAAGTATGATCCTAAAACTCAGGAGTGGAGCTTTTTAcct AACATTGCTCGGAAAAGGCGTTATGTAGCTACTGTCTCCCTCAATGACCGTGTGTATGTGATTGGCGGCTACGATGGTCGATCGCGGCTTAGCTCGGTGGAGTGCTTGGACTACACAGCAGACGAGGATGGTGTCTGGTACACCGTCGCCACTATGAATGTACGGCGTGGCCTTGCCGGGGCGACAACACTCGGAG ATATGATCTATGTTGCTGGAGGCTTTGACGGTAGCCGCCGTCACACCAGCATGGAACGATATGACCCGAATATTGACCAGTGGAGCATGCTTGGGGACATGCAGACAGCCAGGGAAGGGGCTGGCCTGGTGGTTGCTAGTGGACTTATATACTGTCTTG GTGGGTACGACGGATTGAATATCCTCAATTCAGTGGAGCGGTATGACCCTCACACAGGTCATTGGACGAATGTTACCCCCATGGCCACCAAACGCTCAG GGGCTGGTGTAGCCTTGCTCAATGACCACATCTATGTGGTGGGAGGCTTCGATGGAACAGCGCACCTCGACTCGGTGGAGGTTTACAACATTAGGACTGACTATTGGACCACGGTAGCCAGTATGACCACTCCACGCTGCTACGTAGGAGCTACCGTCCTCCGGGGACGACTCTACGCCATAGCTGG GTATGATGGAAACTCCCTTCTGAGCAGTATCGAGTGTTATGACCCTGTTATTGACAGCTGGGAGGTGGTCACCTCCATGGCCACACAGCGCTGTGATGCAGGAGTGTGTGTCCTCCGAGAGAAGTGA